In the genome of Ziziphus jujuba cultivar Dongzao chromosome 10, ASM3175591v1, the window aatttttggACTTAAACTTTTCAACaagttgtttattttattttatttcatttttaccaaaaaaaaaataaataaatacaaaaaggatctcttcaacaaattaattaaatgaatgcATTTTTCAATTCTTCCTTCAATGAGAATAGATTTTCatttgataaaacaaaaaacgaaaaaaaagaaaaagttttcaattttttttttttttttccaattgatATATGTTGGCATCAGTGCTTCGAGGTGGATGCCAGAATTTGTTTTTCGAAAGTCCAACAACAATAATGCCTTAAATAaacttcctttgttttttttgtttttttattttttattttttggaaaactctATTTAATTCTCTTTCCGAATGAGAATTCGCCCCTCAGCCTCATTTGGGAAGTGTTAGAATTAGTAGTAACTTGAAATtccatggaaaaataaatttttctgTGTTTGGATGGTTTTTAGAATAAGGAAGTTGTGAGTCTTATTAGATACAAAATCTCAAATGTAGGGTAATAGGGTGAAAAATAAATCCTCCAAAAAATGTTTcactttaaaattttcttttctaggaattagttttttattttttttatttaaagataattttatcctcaaattttaaaatataaattaattaatcatttgtAAGTCCTAAATATCCTAATACGAACCAaacatcatttaaaataattcataaaaaattgatttcaagTTGCTAATTCGCGAAAATTAATTATCTtcaaaatttcaactttttCCCAAATACACCATAAAGAAAACTATATTTTTGAATGAATAAAGTGCAAGACGTCAAAAGGGTCAATAACCAAAACTATCCTCAATGATCTAGAAATAATGGTGGATTCGAGATTACAGAAATACACTGATATTATAGACACCATATGAAAGTTGCATAATGCATGAAGAACTTACACTAACTATCAAATATATAAGGATTAATGTCACAAAAACCCTATAAGGTTTGGTCTTATTACAATAATATCGCTGcgtttttatgaaaattattaaaatcccCTATTttgtattcaccaaaaaatccTATTTGtatgtctattttattttattttattttttttatcttctctcTAATGTAGTACTTCAATTACCTGTATACCCTCAATTATcttttatgttgttttaaaaataaattgttaaattgattaaataataataataataataataataataataataataataataataataataataataataacagcagcaacaataacaataacaataataacaataataattacaataacaaaattatataaaataattatatgcaatgctataacacatatatatatatatatatatcatttttctatAAAGCATGTCATGGACCATACATGATGCACACCATATAATAGTATAATGTTATCAATacatttgtatttattatttagaaaaatacaattttatttatttatttatatttacatatattccaACTTGAAATTACTACCAGAGGAAACAATGGCAAAGCCACTGCTGGAAAATATTGGGAGATTAGTAGGCTTGGAGATAtctactttccttttttttaaatttttttggtaaagtaaataaagttcaaaaaaagattttttttttttttttccttttactaaAAAGTAGGGTATAAATTTGGACTATCCATCCCGACTCAAATCCAAAATTTCAAGTTTGGGTTGAAGAGAAAATTTGAATCAAACCAGgtcaatattataaatataaagctCATTACCCGATTTTATGAATATTGAGCTGAACTTTGAGCCTAGGCTCAAACTTCAGATTTAAAGTTAAGATCTAATTTTGgagctaaaaattaatttttattttttgattgtcctaaaattttattcaaaaatactttcttttttctttttggcttaaaatatctaaaattttattcaaaaatactttcttttttctttttggcttaaaatatctttataataataatataaaaataatagtttgaTAAATAAGCAATGTTATATGTAccaaatttattaactaaattttttatatcaattaatgtgcctttttttaattatttatacattAATAGATGTTCTAAAAtgatagaaaataaattcaatgaATATTGCAAAGTAATTGAAGACAAAATATTTGGTTGATAAAATTTGGTGAATTTAAAGTTACtcttatcaaattattttatcttatgacaaataataaataaataaaatttaacataaaataaatatttatagttagAATGGATACTACAAAGGTGGTAGAGAAAAGGACATATCAATGAAGTTggcacataatatatatttataatatgaataaaaatagaaaaataagtaTATAACATTATATCTAACCAGCTACAATATTGAAAGTCCAAACCTTGAAcccaatcaaaaaagaaattggacCTAGTTTCCAGTTTAGGCTAAATTTGGGTCACGTTTTCGAGCGAATTTTATGAAGGTTTGTGCTTTCAaactttatcaatatttttttatttattaactaaaaatactatgttatttatttatttttatatatatggattgaGAATTTTAAACAATGAAAAAGCCACTATTAGAACACATTGAGATATTAAAGCATCTCTAATGCAATAccaaaaatttagtataggtgtAGTTTTTTAACTTATCTAATGGCATAGTTTATAATTTGGCAATTGTATTATCGGTGTCAAATTtgatatcaaaaatataattgtcaaattttgatattagattcattataataaaatttatataattcatcattatttaaatagatataaatatcaaaatatttaccaaatttatttactaaatgatatattttaaaatattattatttgaatatttgtaaaatttaaatataaaaaactgaattaaaaaaataaaccaattaaatattattaattttctatcatactatttgataaatatatttatttaaatatttttaaaaaaattaatatttaaattattataattttattttttattgattaaaatagatgttattatcatttaatgatatttataatttttttatttttttatttttttttttgtgtaatgatatttataattttatttattttttattttttattttttttgctatgaatgatatttataatttgaaattgacatatttaacaGGTGGTGGCATGGAATAGCCAATGCTTTCAATCCCGTGGCCAATTTTTTCCAAGTGGCTGCTGATTTATGGGCTATttgataagaaataaaaatgaaaataaatcatATGCCCTGATCTCGTGGATTTGCTTCTgtgaaaattttcatcaaacacttgatCTGCGCGCGCCATTGTAATGGAGAAAGCGGAAACCGGCGGCACCACCAAGCCCTTCAATGAACCTTCTCCTCACTTTAAGCTTTTGCTCTCGTGCCCTTCCGGTCTTTCGCCGTCACAGGTTCTATTGGTTATCATTCTCTCATTCACAGCATTGTAGCATACTCAGCCGTTTGGCAACGTTAAGGTTATAACTTACGCCATTTTTAACATGACGCATTTGTTTCCATTGGCTGTATAAAAGGTGTCAGTTGTTTTTGATGAAACTTACGATAGAGTTCCTCACCCAGACATGAGCTTGGAAAACTCCATTTCCGAGGTGGGATTCTATTATCATCGCTactatttgttgttgttgtccttATTCCTAATTGTACGCGTTTGTCAGATGAGGgtgttttgatttttctttgaatcACTAAGAACTATAACACTTTTGGATTATGGGTTGAGTAAATTTTGCGTTTAAACTAGGTGATCTTATCATAAgcaaggtgtttttttttttttttattctatttaaaaCAAATTGAATAGGTTTGAGttataatagaaaattagtttcttcctatatttgttttagataaaattttaatatgagtGGCATTTGTTCTTGTTTTAATTGAATTAGATATGGGATCAGAGGATTCAGAGAAGTACATCATTGTACAACGGTCAAAAGTTCAGGGTATGTGGATCTCCTTTGAGACTCAAGTGCTTATCTAAATTATGttccatttatattttgttGTCTGGTCTGACTGTTTGTACACTTGATATGGTTTTTCTGTTACACATTAATGACCGGATTGTCTAAAATCCTAACAAATGCTGCTAGTCATCATATGACAATAAAACAATTAGGGATCCTACTATGATAGGATGCTACCATTATATACGCATAACACACACAGATCATTTGTGAGAGCAACTCGATTGGGAATCATACAGAAGTTTCTGATGCAGATTCATTTCACAGTTCCTCTTAATGGGTTGGTGACTAAATTCTTTGTGACCATTGCTCCTTTACACTGTCAAGTTAGAAAATATGGTGCATTCAAATTACCAATTGGGTATGGTAAGGGTAGTGAATAATCAAATCAAGAGACATTAGCTAACTTGTAAACAGCAACAGAAAAGCTAAGGGCCTGAgataataagattttttttttcgtttatcTAAAGCCTCTACAGTATCTGTCTGCTTAACAAGATGTATCCCTATATATACCTGCCAATATATTGCTTTTAAatgcaaattttcatttataattttttcgcTAATTTTTGACAGTATGGAGGACATATGTTGTGTAATGGAGATGGATGTGACAAAGAGTCTCGTGTATGCCTCCACCTTGGTTTGACGGATTATAGGTTgctctctttttccttcttttttttattatatatcatatatacgTTTATCAATAGAGTTTGGCATCTTGAATAAACAGTGGACTTGTTGCGGCATTGGTTATCTTCACAATGTCCTGGTCAAACTTAGATCTGCGTTTAATATAAGATTTTGTCATATCATAATTGATGTTACAACTTCTAAACAAGTCAGAAACATATGCTGCATTTATTGAACCCTTTCTCCATAATCAGCTTTAGTTCTGAACTCAAACAAAGCTCATAACAGTCTTCCATTATGAGAAGTTATCGTTCTGTTTTTCTGATcctattaattatatgtataggcCCTAGCATTTGAATCGAGaatgtcattattttttatttatgttttaatcaATTGTCTTTATGAATGTTTAGATAACTAAAGTTCGAATTTATAGCAAATTGTCTTTTTCTCTCATTAAAGAAAAGACTACTATAAATAAACACTTCCTCAGTTTCTAGCTGTCtagattaaattcaaaatgttctacaaaaatttaattcaatgaAAATCATCAGTTCTCTTCAAGGTTGCAAATTTTGAAGCATTTTTTAGCCAGTTCTAGTCCTGCTTGAATGAGGTCCTCATGAGGTGTCAAGGAAGTGACAGAATCTATATTGGTATGTGAAAGAAAGACCAATCCTGGCATTCATAAAACCAAATTTACAAACTGTGTAATATCAGACAAAATTTCGGTTAACTAGTAATGAGATCAATTTGGGAAAATCCATTGAACTTGGAGATTAATTTGGGAAAATCATTTAAACTCCCACATTGTTATATTATCTCAACTATTCTGTCTCTTTTTCCTCTTGAGtttttcaacttttattttGCACACCTCTTGAGATCCCAACTTGTCCCTATGACTATCTTTCatcttgaattttctttttcgtcCACTTTACCATGGTCCATGTGAATCTTAACTATGTATCTTAGATTTGGATACAAAATTTTGAGTAAAAGAACTaggaatatgaaaatcttagacgcattcaaaacaaaaagaaattaggaatatgaaaatcttagacacattcaaaacaaaaagaaattcatagTTTATACAAAGgacatttttatttcttgtcTACATAATGTGGaatctttcttcttttatttttttaattttttaatttttttggcttttcatCTTGTTCTAAATTTAAGCCCTTAGTTATGGTGATCATTTTTCACGCTggaaattttcaatttggtattTTCCTTCTTGTTGATGCACTTCTATTTAATTAACAAGCATCTATAATCTACTTGCCATGCAGGACTTTTGTTGGAACAAACTTGAATCCTTTGTGGGAAAAGTTCTTGGTTATATCAAAAGGTATATTAAATATTCACTTCATGAGCTTTCCTCACACCTTGCTTTCTTCTTTATTCGCTCAAAAGCCGCACTTTTGCATTCTCTATTCATCTTGGATATTTAGTTTTTGAACAGGGTGTgcaaaaaaaccaacaaaccgATGAAACCAACTGATCCAATCCTATCTAATTTGTTTGGATTGGTTTTTTGGTGTAATCAAATTGGATCGGtttggaaaattaaaaaccGACTATCGGTTTAGTTTGGTTCAGTTTTTGAGATGAAAATCCAATGAAACTAATCCACATCAAAccaattaacaatatatataataaaattatatatgtgtatatatatatatatttaaattttatatgattatttgCAACTTTGTTGGTTAGTTGTATGATCATAATGTAATATGCTAAACTTTAAGTTAACTTAtgttgttttattgttttaatactTACGAATTTtatgtattagtttttttttctttttctttttctttttcttttaagataatttatccattatagaaaaatattttatataatgaaAAAGTCAGAAAGCCAAAGGCTCCtgtctaaatttaaaatttaaaaagctcaaaagtttttaataaaatcccaaaagtaaaaattttaaactaaaaaacaaaagaaaaaatcaagcTCAAAACTGATCATCCAAACCGATTACTAATTGGATTGGTTTGGATTAGATTTCAAATATAGATCGGGTCGGTTTGAATTGAAAAAAACCAATTGAGTATTGACAAATTAGGTTGATTCTGAACTGATGAACACCCCCATTCTGAGTGAGTCATTTGGTTGGtttttatcttataaattttgttaaagaTTCTATATCAAGAAATTCAAAAGAGGAGGTAGACGTGCATATATAATTACTATGGTTATCCAATTTAAACCTTGAGGTTTTTAGAGTTATAATGTTATTTGATATCTAGATATTAATTTGGTTGGCCAAATAATATTGTCTCATTTTTTGAATTCCTATTGATGTAAAATATATCTTCTGATGACAGCTTTGCCCTGTAGATGACTCTATCCGATGCCAACACACCTCAAGTCCATTGGGTAACGGTGCTATTGTGGAGACATCTGACAAGAAAATACTGGTGTTGAAAAGAAGTAATGATGTCGGGGAATTTCCTGGACACTTTGTTTTCCCAGGGGGGCATCCGGAGGTATTAATCCCGAACATAAAAAATATGCAATCTTCCTCTTTTTGATATTTATGCAGTGCTATATCTGTAAATTCAATTGGGCAGAGTGACTGAGGTAGTTAGCTCTGCGGTACTAGGCTGCTAGGGAACTATTagagacacacacacacgtcACTATCAGTGGCAATAAACACTTTTCTGCTCTTACATTCTTCTATAAACTGATAATACCAAGGTCATTTTAACCTGCTGgtacaatttttttatgatcAACAGCCCCAAGAAGTAGGAATTTCATTCCATCAGCATGAAATAGATTCAGAGGCCATTAATAAGAAGGTTTCTCTGGAGATGTTTGACAGCATTATCCGAGAAGTAGTTGAAGAAATTGGAGTACCTGCAGCATCCCTtgtaagttaaaaataaaagcaaacgtttttctttttcctcattAATTGTTCTCTATAATACTTGTATcttgttttctctctctctctctctctctctctctctctctctctctcctggtGAATGATACTTGTTTGTTCACCGTAAATATGGTTATATGACATCTTTCTATGGTTTTGACCATTTATTGTAAACATTTTCagaatcattttattttagtattttcagTATAGCTGCTGATAGAGGTTGTTTCTCCTATGGAAGTATTTGATAAATTGAGCCTATTAATTGGCTGTTCCAGTTATTGCTGGTTGGAGTAATATCTATAACATTCCTCCATTGAAGCTTTTGTTTTATtccttaattctttttttaacttatcAGCATCATCAGATAGATATGTAAACTtaaattaattggatttttttttttttttttttgttgaataagtTGATTGGAGTTTTCTATTGATACACATGGATGTTAAATTCTGGAGAGATTTATacatttaatgatatttaattttatggacCAGTGCTAGCTTTTAAAGGGTGttatagtgaaaaaaaaaaaaaaaaaaaaaaaaaaaaaaaaaaaggaaggagaaaCCCTTCTTGCCATTATGATATTACTCATTTTCGTATGCTATTTGGTAACCCAGTCTTTAAAGG includes:
- the LOC107411220 gene encoding nudix hydrolase 9, whose translation is MEKAETGGTTKPFNEPSPHFKLLLSCPSGLSPSQVSVVFDETYDRVPHPDMSLENSISEIWDQRIQRSTSLYNGQKFRYGGHMLCNGDGCDKESRVCLHLGLTDYRTFVGTNLNPLWEKFLVISKDDSIRCQHTSSPLGNGAIVETSDKKILVLKRSNDVGEFPGHFVFPGGHPEPQEVGISFHQHEIDSEAINKKVSLEMFDSIIREVVEEIGVPAASLCEPVFIGISRRELNVRPAAFFSIKCSLDSMEIQQMYSSAQDGFESTELYMVSVSDLESMGSRMPGCHQGGLALYMLMVEAEKNV